The Brassica oleracea var. oleracea cultivar TO1000 chromosome C7, BOL, whole genome shotgun sequence sequence CTTAAGAGTTATATTTTTGATTTTGAATTTATTATTTTGTAATATGCTTTAGAGTTTATATGTTTATGATTTAGAAGTTGGTGATTTAAAATTTTTACTGTTTGAAAGTTAAGATTTATGTTTATGATTTAAGGTTTAGTGTTGAGATTTTTTTTATTACTTGTAGAGTTTAGAATAAATGTATGAGTATAGGGTTTAAAACTTAAAGGTTTGGGATATTGATTTTAAGATTTGAGATAAATTTTTGGAAAAAGATTAATTTTTGAATTTATATCTAACATTTGAAGTTAAATTTATGATTTGATGTTAAAATAGAGTTTAAAGTTTGTATTTAGAGTTTAGGGTTTAAAAACTTGTTTTAGGGTTTAGGGATTCAAAAACCAAACATAGCGTTTTTAATCATGTTTTGCTATTAAACCCGAGTGTTACATATAAAACCATATGTTATCATAGCGTTTTCAAATATATCACTTTATCATAGCGTTTCTAAATATATAAACGCTATCTAAAACTAATGGGTATGTCAAACATAGCACAATCGTAAGAAACGCTATTCCGGTCTGCTATTAAAACCCATTTTTCTTGTAGTGTATCATGTATGCCTTTGTTTGTTATCGTGTATGAAATCTAATGCTAAATAAGAGACTCAAATCCAATGCTAAATAAGAGATGCAAACCAATGCTAGTTACGAGTCATATAAGAGTAACTAAAAGAGTCAAGTCAATAACAACCTACTTGCTAAACAAGTCATAGTGGAAATAACATTATAAAATCTCAACCGTAGGAGAAGTTGTAGCCTTTGGAGGAATAAATTTTCCCATTTTCCCATAGGTCATAAGAAATCTTCTGGCTAGCTTCACGAATGTTGTCGTCATTCACCAACGTTAAGTCCATGCCTAGAAGATGTGCTTCAATGTGCTTCAACGCATATACTCCAGAATCGCTGCTAGTCTTGTTTAGGAATAAGGGCATTGGAGCGTAAGTGACATCATAGGGCTTGACGGTAAATCCCCTCTTCTCTGAAGACTGCACAGCTTTGACAATTCTAGGGATGAGATGGGCAAATGGCTCCAAGTCCTTGTTGTGTTTCGGTCCCCCACAGTCAAAAACCTCTATTGAACGAGTAACAAAGTTGACACACATAGAGATCCAGTGGTTACCGTTCACATGAAGAGGCACATACATACGATTGACATTAAGATCCTACACTAGTCTTGTTCGTCCGTGTGAAGGAAGTTCACCAATTCCGTACTGGTGGAGCAGTCCTTCTACCCTGAATTTTTTTCCGTCTTTCTTGAACTCTATGTAAGAGTTCTTCATTTGATTACTGAATATGCAGCTCATGAAGGCTACTTTCGATGGATTCCATCGTCGCAAAGAAGTCCTCTCGCGAAATAAGAAGAGCATAGTATCAATTTCCTAAAAATTATGATACAAATAGAGTGAGTTGGCGTGTTGCTAAAGAAGAAGAACAGTAAGTAGGCGTGCAAAGTAATGTAAAACTTACATGATTGTTCAGCCACACTGCAGGTCCCATAACACGTTCTGCTAACTCAGTTGTGTACATAGAAGGTCCAATTTTAAGGTGCCTGAGATGCAACATATAATTAAAAATTTGTTCAATTTAGAACATAAAGGCACGCCATAAACTTACTGTTTAGTAGTTGAGCACCAATGAATCAGTTTGGCCCATGAATCCTCAGGGACAAACACTAATGAGTAATCCTCGTCGTTCACCCGGTCCTCAGGTAATTCCATATCTTTGAGAGCGGGTGTTCTCCAATCTCCAGGCTTAAAGGATGATAATGGAGTAACCCATTTAGGTGCTTCTTCATCACTCGTTTTTTGTAAGGGATCGAAACCTTTAACATGTGATACTTGAGAAAGGTTCCCCAAGGCGTCTTGTAAATCCTCTTGGGTGCCCATTTCTTTTTTTTTTGATGAAGGTTCCCCATGGGTAGATGATTGTGACAAATTCTTCAAAAAATCCATCATATCATCAATTTCAGTTTCAATCTCATGTTAATAAAACCAAACATAACATTATTAGCGAAAACAGTGATCAAGGACAAAACAAAAGAGTCGAGAGACAATACATTACAGAGAAAGCATGTCATAGTCATAAGTTCACTTCATACCAAAATACATTACAAGCCGATTTCCAACAAGCCGATATTACAAGCAAACAACAATGACATTACAAAAGAGTCAAGAGAAAATTACAACAAAAGACAGTCCGACATATTACAAAGCTTCATTTTATGGTTACCTTTCTTCCTTGCCGAGGGCTACGACGAACCGTAGGAGGAACCACACTCTCATCAACCTTGCCTTTGCCTTTTTCATTTGTTGCTGCAGGACACAGACTCTGTGATGATTTGTCTTGGTCTTCCCCATTGTTGCTGAAGGACAAGGAATCTCAGATGCGCTGTCTTTTCCCATTGTATCAGAAGGACCCATAATCTGTGACAGCGCTTGCTTGAACTCAGCCATCTCTTTCTGGACCTAGCGCTGTACTCAGCCATCTCTTTCTGGACCTTCTCAAAACGCTCTTGGATGTCATTCTGCACCACCTCCTTGAAAGAGTTGAAAGACGAGGTGAAAAAACCTTCAATGAAAGTCTTCATTCCACTGGAGATACCACTGTTATGTTCAGCCGCCCGTTGACAAAGCAGTTCTTTCTTTCGATCCTCGGCACCGGGATCATTTAGCTTACACTTGCCCCTTCTTGCAACAACAGCCGGTTCCTCTACATGTGTATATGTGACATCTTTGACTTCAACATTCTCTCCATCCTCTTCTGAATCAGAAAGCTCCTCAGTTGGAGGCAAAGCCTCGACTTCCCATACGAATTCCGTCCAATCTTGTTTGGCATTGAGAAGAGTAACAATACGACCAATTCGTTCATCTTTCTTCTCATCTTCCCTATAGAACTCATTGCTATCAACCACATCATTGTTCCCAGTAGCAGATATAAATGAGAACAACTCTCCCTGACAAGAACAAACCCAAACAATAAAGTTCAATTGTTTGTTAATAGAACCAAATATAATTTTAAAAACATTATTACCTTATTAAAGTGGGACTCTAGGCTGCTGATATCTGCGTACGAAACTTTTCCACTTCCTTTCCAATTCCTACATATCAATTTGGTCATAATCTTTTTGATATTTTTACCCACCATACTACCAATGTCTGGGATTGCCTCCATAACCCATATCTGAAACGCATAGGAGAATCCATCCAACACGTAACTGTTCTTCAGATGCAAATCTCTCCTTGCTTTGAGTATTGATGCAATCAGCTCGTCATACGCGTGAAGACCCCACATATACATTCTCATCTTCTCAAAATCCATCACCAAATGGATGTATTCATGAGGGATAAACTCTCTTGAATCCTTAGCTATGAGGAATCCATGTATGATACACATATACACTAGCCTAACCTTGTCCACATACGTCCACTGGTTGCATTCGTTAAGAAGCTTCGTCTGTATCATGAACAAGTTGACCTTTCTACTTTTCCTCAGCACATTGCTCCAGAACCCCTTATCATCCTTCCAATCATTGAAGTCAATGTCCGGTTCATCTTTGAACTTCAATCTGGTCACAGCATGAAATTCTTGCGCAGAAAGCCTAAGAGGCCTCTTTGCAAATAGAAACCACAACTCGTGAAGCTTGGAAACCTTGAGCTGCTTGCATATGAAGCTGTGAATGATCTTCCCTGAGTAGATGAGCTTGTTGTCTATGATTGCCAGAATCGGACCGAAGACGGGGTCTTTCAAAACTTCCTCATACTCATCCTTGAGAACACCCTTCACTTCCTCCAGAATTGTACGTCTACACGTGTTGTTAATCTTATCAATCTGCGTCTCAAATCCTTCTTCAAGTATGCATTTTGGAAACTCGTATGCCATTACTATAGAACATAAAAGCAATAACTTCAACTCGTTAGTAATGCCTTAATGAAATCAAACTATAACTCAATCTCGCAATCAAACTAGTAAACATTTTATATTGCACATGTAACTCACAATCAACTCAACCGCAAACTACAATGAAAACCATCAACATGAATTAATTTGTTTTTAAACAATTCAATCTCTTCCTAGTACATAAGGAACATATAACTCCATCTCATCTTTGATAAACTATAAAACAGTCAAGTATAACCAAACCCGCTCACAAAAATAATGTATAATCGTTCTCTTAAAATGTCAACAAAAAGTAAATTTCAAACAATAAACTTGAATCATTTTGATTTGTACTCCATTCAATCTTTTACTAAGACATGCACATCAAAAAAATAAAAGAAAAATTGAAAAGGGGATCTCAAAACCTTACCTTCAATTTTAGGGAAAGAGAAACCGAGATGAAAATCGAACAACTTCAATCTCTTCGTCTGTAGAACAACTTAAATCTTCTCCTAGTACATGCAAATAAAGAAATTAAGATCAACACAAAAAAAAACATAAAGGGGATTTCGAAAACCTAACCTCAACGATCTTGGGAACTGAGATGAAGTAAGAGGCATAGAAGAACAACGTGAAGCTAATCGTCCTTTATCAGCGACAAGAAGCTTCTCCCGAGCTTGAACAACTCCAATTGTAGCCGGCGGAGATTACAAAGTGATTCTACTCTGTCGTGTTTAGAGAGGGGGGGAAAAAGAAGGAGGAAGAAGGAGAGATGTGACGATGAGTTCAAGGTCTCCGACGAACTAAGACGGCCGGAGAAGATGGTGTTGATAACGAAACCTAATCGCCGCCTCTTCGTTGGAGAGAAAGCAGAGTTGGAGTCTACGACATGTTATGATTTTTTACTCTCACCTCTTTTTTTACTTCTTAGTTAAATCAGAGTAAATTACATTACTTTTTTAATATACGTATTTCGAAATTAATAGAAAGGACAAAACAGGATTAGCATTATTGTTTATACTATAGGGACAAAGATTTTGATTCTAATTCTAAGGGGACAAGGTACTAGTTGTTTTGTTCTCTTTTCCCAAATTTCTGTATAATTAATAAGCTAATCAACATTATGTCTTCTTTTGTTAATATACTTTTAACACTGACAGTAACTGCACTATCTCCATTAATTCAATCTAATATTTATAGCTTAGAGAAACTTTTTTGAGCTAATGCAACTGTCAAAAATATGGTTAATATCAACATTTGGATAACAACACATATCTTTTACTAACTCAAAAACTTAAATTGGTGTTATTATTTCACCGAATAAACTCAAATGCAACATTTTTAATTCAGAGAAAAAAATCATCCAAAGAAATTCATGAGAGAAAATTTTACAAAAAATTAGTGTAATTTTCTCTTAGTATCAACTATCAAGTGACTTTAGCTTCACCAAATATATTTGAAAAAGAAATAAAAACATTTTCAAATTTTCTCATTTGCTCAAATCTATTAGTAAATGAAGTAATTGTCATATACACATCAATAATTAAATTTAAAAGTATCTTCAGATGTTTAAATTGCCTCACTAAAATCAATCTCATCGAACTATTTTTTTCTAAACATCAATATTTTTTTGGAAATACATCACTAATATCCATCTCATGAGCAAATTTTTTACCCATATTCATAATAGAGCTACATCCATCATTCCTATAATTTGTAAAAAAGACATCACACCTTCTACTTGTTTCGTAGCATTATCAATACATATGGATTTATCTTGTAATTTCTTACTTACTATGTTAATACCAAAAAAATGTTATGCTAAATAATAATAGTAAGGAAAAACTCAAAATTCTCATGTGCATCAACCAAACTGCCAGTTTCGGTTTCGAAATAACATCATCACACAAATCATATAGTTCAAGTAAATCTCATCTTATTTGAGAAGCTTGATATCTTATAGCTTTTTATTCGACTCTCCCATCTAATATTAGACAAATTTTTTACTGTAAAATATGCTTAACTAAAATACTCAATCTTTTTGTAGAGCTCTAAAACAAAGTGTACATGTGTTGCACAATTCATATTTATTTTTGATTTAAATGGTTGAAACCGACCCAGATCCAAACCGTCCAATTCAGATATGTTTGATTTAAACGAGTAAAAATTTAAGAAGAAATAGTTTGAGAACCAAATCAAATTAAATTGACAATCTGAAAAAGATTTTTCCGAATGAAGAACATGGATAAAAAATCAGATTTATTTTCCTCGGCATTGTCTCCTTTCTCAACTCGAACATGATATATTTCTTCAAAATCCCCAATAACTAGCAATATGATTAAATTTAGCAATATTAAATTATGAAGTTTAGTAGTTTAGTAGTTAACAGAGGTCCGTTTAATATACTTAATCCCACTAGCTCTGTAATATTGAATGTATCTACATAATGAAATATGTATACAAATAATAAAATAGTACGTTTATGTGATGAAAATAAAATTTTTAGGATAGATAATATTAAAAAAAAATTAAAAAGTTAAGATAATATAATATGTATACAAACAGTTACTATGTTACCATCTAAAGGCATATTCTTTGTGTACTCTGAGAAAAAAATGTGGAGAAGAATCATCAAAAACCTAGCAACATACGCCTCTGATGTGTGTCATCAAAAGAAAATAAGTATAATCGTATGATGTGAATATGTCAAGCTTCTCAAATAAGATGAGATTTACTTGACCTATATGATTTGTGTGATGATGCTATTTCAAAAAGTGAAACTGGAAGTTTGGTTGATGCACTTATTGGGATGACATTTTATTTGGTATTAACATGGTAAGTAAGAATTACAAGATAAATCCATATGTGTTGATAATACTATGAAACAAGTAGAAGGTGTGATGTCTTTTAATTTTTTTTAGAAATGATGGATGTAGCTCTAGTAAAGTGCATATTTGTAGAGAAAAATTGTACCGAAAGGATGAGACGGCTGATCTTATGCTGACAAGGTGTTATATAAACATAGGTTCCCTAATATTTTTAAACTGAAGCATGTGTATGCTATGTCTCTCCTTGTAATTTCCTAATTACCATGTTAATTCCAAATAAAATGTTATGCTAAATAATAATACTAAGGCAAAACTCAAAATTCTCAAGTGCATCAACCAAACTTCCAGTTTCGGTTTCGAAATAACATCATCACACAAATCATATAGTTCAAGTAAATCTCATCTAATTTGAGAAGCTTGATATCTTATAGCTTTTTATTCGACTCTCTCATCTAATATTAGACAAAAAATTTACTGTAAAATATGCTTAACTAAAATACTCAATCTTTTTGTAGAGCTCTAAAACAAAGTATACATGTGTTGCACAATTTATATTTCTTTTTGACTTATATGGTTGAAACCGACCCAGATCCAAACCGTTCAATTCAGATATGTTTGATTTAAACGAGTAAAAATTTAAGAAGAAATAGTTTGAGAACAAAATCAAATTAAATTGAGAATCTGAAAAAGATTTTTCCGAATGAAGAACATGG is a genomic window containing:
- the LOC106302631 gene encoding uncharacterized protein LOC106302631 — protein: MAYEFPKCILEEGFETQIDKINNTCRRTILEEVKGVLKDEYEEVLKDPVFGPILAIIDNKLIYSGKIIHSFICKQLKVSKLHELWFLFAKRPLRLSAQEFHAVTRLKFKDEPDIDFNDWKDDKGFWSNVLRKSRKVNLFMIQTKLLNECNQWTYVDKVRLVYMCIIHGFLIAKDSREFIPHEYIHLVMDFEKMRMYMWGLHAYDELIASILKARRDLHLKNSYVLDGFSYAFQIWVMEAIPDIGSMVGKNIKKIMTKLICRNWKGSGKVSYADISSLESHFNKGELFSFISATGNNDVVDSNEFYREDEKKDERIGRIVTLLNAKQDWTEFVWEVEALPPTEELSDSEEDGENVEVKDVTYTHVEEPAVVARRGKCKLNDPGAEDRKKELLCQRAAEHNSGISSGMKTFIEGFFTSSFNSFKEVVQNDIQERFEKVQKEMAEYSARSRKRWLSSSKRCHRLWVLLIQWEKTAHLRFLVLQQQWGRPRQIITESVSCSNK